CGCGCCCGCTCGGCGTCGTAGCCGTCGCCGGCCAGCTCGTCGCCGATGTTGATCACGCCGCCCGCGTTGATTGCGAAGTCCGGCGCATAGACAATGCCGCGGCGCTTGAGCTCGTCGCCCATCGACGCATCGGCGAGCTGGTTGTTCGCCGCGCCGGCGACCACCCTGCATCGTAGCCGCCCGATCGTCTCAGGGCGGATCACCGCACCGAGCGCACAGGGCGAATACACCTCGCAGTCCACCTGGTGGATCTCGTCCGCCGGCGCGACCGTCGCCCCGAGCTCCGCGAGCGGCGCCACGCGATCCTCGTGGATGTCGGCGACCGTCACCTCGGCGCCCGCGTCGAGCAGATGGCGCGCGACGTCGGCGCCGACATGACCTGCTCCCTGCACGGCGACGCGGATCCCGCGGTACTCGTCGCCCAGTCCTGCCTCCGCCAGCGCGGCGCGGATCCCGCGGAAGACGCCCCAGGCCGTCATCGGCGAGGGATCTCCCGACCCACTGGGCAGCCCCGTGATGAAGCGCGTCTGCTTCGCCACCTGCTCGGCGTCGGCGGTGGTCGTGCCGACGTCCTCGGCGGCCAGGTAGGCGCCGCCCAACCGGTCGATGAACCGCCCGAGCGCCTGAAACTTCTCGGGCGTCTTGTCCGTGCGCGGGTCCCCGAGCACGACGGTCTTGCCGCCGCCCAGGTCGAGCCCGGCCAGCGCGTTCTTGTACGTCATGCCCTCCGAAAGGCGCTGCACGTCGGTGAGGGCGGCCTCGTCGCTCGGGTATGTCCACATCCGGATGCCGCCCAAACCGGGGCCGAGCGTCGTGTCGTGGACGGCGATGATCGCGCGGAGGCCGGATGCGCGATCCTGGCAGACGACGATCTGCTCGTGGTCGGCGAAGAGGCGCACGACCGGCGAGTATAGCCTCGGGCGGCCGGTTCCCCGGCCGACCTACGACGCTTCGGCGACCTGCGCGGCGCGGACGGCGCCGCGGCTCGCGACCGAGTCGCGCTTGGCCCGCCGGTTCTGGATCAGCAGGTTCAGCAGCATCAGGATCACGGCCGCGAAGAAGATCATCGAGCCGATCACGTTCACCTGCACCGGGACGCCGGTGCGCGCGGCACCGTAGATGAACAGCGGGAACGTGATGTCAGGTCCCGCGTTGAACTGTGTGATGACGAAGTCGTCGATCGAGAGCGCGAACGCGAGCAGCGCCGCCGCCAGCACGCCGGGCATGATCAGCGGCAGCGTGATCTTCCGGAAGGTGGTGAGCTCGTTGGCGTACAGGTCCATCGCCGCCTCCTCCATGCGGCGGTCGAACCCGTAGATCCGCGCCTTCACGGTCACCACCACGTAGCTGATGTTGAACATGACATGGGCTATCAGGATGGTCGTGAACCCACGGTTGAAGCTGATCGTGATGAACAGCGTCAGCAGCGACGAGCCCATCACGATCTCGGGCGTCGCCATCGGCAGGAAGATGACGAAGTTGGTGATGCTGCGGCCGCGGAAGCCGTAGCGCGCGAGGGCCAGCGCGACCAGCGTGCCGAGCACCGTGGCGATCAGCGTTGAGAGGAACGCGATCTTGAGCGACAGGATCACCGCGTCCTGGATCCCGGGCGTCGCGAACGGATGCTGCCACGCCGCGGTCGAGAACTTGTGCCACGTGAAGTTGAAGCGGCCCGGAGGCGCGTTGAAGCTGAACGCGACGACGATCGAGATCGGGATCAGCAGGTAGAGGAACGCCAGCGCGGCGTACACCGTCAGCACGTGGTAGCGCACCTTTGCCCAGAACCGGCTGGGCGGCCGCACGGTGGTCCGGTCGGCGGTCGGCTCGAGCGCGGCTGCCGGGAACTCGGCCTCCGTGGTCATCAGGCCAGCTCCTCGGTGCCGAGGATGCGCGCGTAGACGATGACGAACACCATGATGCCCGCCATCAGCGCGAACGACAGGGCGGCGGCCGACGGGTAGTCGTTGAAGGTCAGGAACTTACTCTGGATGACGTTGCCGATCATGGTCGTCTGCGTCGACCCGAGCAGGTAGGCGTTGATGTAGTCGCCGATGGCCGGGATGAACGTCAGCAGCGTCCCGGCGAAGATGCCGGGCAGCGACAGCGGCAACGTGATCCGCAGGAACGCCCTCGCCCGGTTGGCGTACAGGTCGAGCGCCGCCTCGAGCAGCCGCGTGTCGATCTTCTCCAGGCTGACGTAGAGCGGCAGCGTCATGAACGGCAGGTAGTTGTAGGTGATGCCCGCGACCACCGCGAGCGGCGTGGCCAGCAGCCGCTGGCCCGACGTGAACCCGAGCGCGTCGGTCACCGACAGGATGTGCAGCGACTTGAACGTGGTGGTGACGATCCCGTGATCCGCCAGGATCGTCTCCCAGGCGAGTGTGCGGATCAGGTAGTTGGTGAAGAACGGCGCGATCACCAGCATCAGCAGCAGGTTCTTGTAGCGACCGCCGCGGAACGCGATTGCGTAGGCGAGCGGGTAGGCGATCACGAACGCAAGCAGCGTCGCCGACGCGGCGTAGATCAGCGACCGCGTCAGCTGCTCCTTGTTCGCGCTGATCGCATCCCCGTAGTTCGCGAACCGGTAGACCTGGGCGAAGCCGTCCAGCAGGTTGCCCGTGCGGGTCGACATGTCGAGCAGGTAGTACATCGGCACGAAGAAGAACACGGCCAGCCACAGCATCCCCGGGAGCAGCAGCGGGTATGCCGGGGCAGCGCGGAACAGCCGTGCGATTCGTGCCACCGGTGTCCTACGCGGTCCCGGTCAGGTCGGCGAACAGCTCGTTGAACTTCTGCTCCTCGTCGGCGGCCAGCAGCTTGAAGACATGCGCCTTGTCCAGCGTCGACTTGGGCGGGAAGATCAGCGGGTTCTTCGCCACGTTCGGGTCGCCCTGCAGGCCGATCGACGGGTCGCCGCTCTTGAGCACCTCGGCCGCACCGTTGACCGGGCAGATGTAGTTGACCCAGTCCTCGATCATCGCAGCGATGTTCGGCTGATAGCAGAAGTCCATCCACAGGTGAGCGTTGTACGGATTCTTCGCGTGCTTGGGAATCATCAGGTTGTCTGTCCAGAGCATGCAGCCCTCGTCCGGCACGACGAACTTCAGGTGCGGGTTGTCAGGCAGCAGCTGCACCATGTCGCCAGACCACACCATGGCCGCGACCAGGTCGCCGTTGGCCAGGTGGTTCGAATAGTCGTTGCCGTAGAAGGCGCGGATCTGGTTGTTGTCGACGTAGGGCTTGATCACGTCGTGCGCCTTCTGCGCGTCGGCAACCGTGCAGTTCGCCGGGTCGATGCCCTGGTTGAGCATCACCAGGCCGAACGTGTCGCGCATCTCGGTGAGGAGGCTGACCTTGCCCTTGAACTTCGGGTCCCACAGGTCGTCCACGCTCGTCAGGTCGCGGCCCGTCAGCTCCGAGTTGTACCCGATGCCGGTGAGCCCGGACTGCCAGGGCACGAGGTACTGGTCGTTCGGATCGATCGACCGGCCGTGGTAGGAGGGCAGCAGGTTCTGCTTGACGTTCGGGATCAGGTCCCACTCCAGCGGCTCCACGTAGCCGAACTGCACCCACTTGCCGGCCATCCAGTCGGTCAGCGTGACGAGGTCGCGCCCGATGTCCTGTCCGGCCTGGAGGGTGGCCTGGAACTTCCCGAAGAAGTCCTCGTTGTCGTTGATGTCCTCGATGTAGTGCGTGTTCGTGTTGTACTTCTTGTCGAACAGGTCGATCGAGGGGTGGCGGTGGTTCTCGACGTCGATGTACAGCGTCCAGTTCGACCAGTTCCAGGAGGGGGCGATCGTCTTCGGGTACTTGACGGTGCCGCCGGTCGACGCTGCGGTCGACTTCGCGCCGCCGACGCTGCCGCCGCCGCACGCCGCCAGCAGGCTGGCCGCGGATAGCGCTCCGCCGGCGGCGCCGGCGCGCCGCAGCAGATCGCGCCGCGTGAGGGCGCCGCGGGCGAGCGACGCGTTGAGGTCGAAGGACGACGACCGCTTGGGGTCGGAACTCATACTTGCTCCTCCAGTGTTGGAACCTCACGGGTGTCGGTGATGACGAAGGTGTGCTCAGGATCCCACAGGACGCGCACCTGGTCGCCGCGGGTGGCGTGACGCTCGCCACGTCCGATGTTCTGCGCGAACACCGTCAGATCCTGGCCGGTCGACGTCTCGACGATGTACTGCGTGCTGACGCCGATGTAGCTCACGTCCCTGACGGTGCCGCTCAGCGCGTTCCCATCGGAGGCGCCGTCGTCGGCGCCGACGATCCGCATCTTCTCGGGTCGCACGCCGATCCGCAGCTCCCTCGGCGCGCCGTCGAGCTGCTCGACGGGGACGCGCACGGTCGTGCCGTCCTGCAGCGTCAGCACGCCCGGCTCGGCGACGGTCGCCCACATCAGGTTCGAGACGCCCAGGAAGCCGGCGACGAACGCCGTCGACGGCTGCTCGTACAGCTCGCCCGGCGGGCCGATCTGCTCGACCTTTCCCTGGTTCATCACCGCGATCTGGTCGGCCATCGTCATGGCCTCCTCCTGATCGTGCGTGACGTGGATGAACGTGATGTTGACCTCGGTCTGGATCCGTTTCAGCTCGATCTGCATCTGCTTGCGCAGCTTCAGGTCGAGCGCGCCCAGCGGCTCGTCGAGCAGCAGGACGCGCGGCTTGTTGATCAGCGCGCGAGCCAGTGCGACGCGCTGCGCCTGGCCGCCGGAGAGCTGGGTCGGCTTGCGCTTCTCGAACCCGCCGAGCTGGACGAGGTCGAGCATCTCGCCGACCTGCTGCGTGACCTGGTGCTTCGACCCGCCGCCGCGCTGGCGGATGCCGAACGCGACGTTGTCGTGGATGTTCATGTGGGGGAACAGCGCGTAGTTCTGGAAGACGGTGTTGACCTCGCGCTTGTAGGGCGGCAGGCCGGTCACGTCGTGCTCGCCGAGGTACACGGTCCCGGCGGTCGGCTCCTCGAAGCCGCCGATCATGCGCAGCGTGGTGGTCTTGCCGCACCCCGACGGCCCCAGCAGCGCCACGAAGCCGCCACGCTCGAACGAAAGCGACAGGTCGTCCACGGCGGTCACCTCGCCGAACTGCTTGGTCACCTGCTCGAGGCGGACGTCAGGCTGCTCCACTCATCTCCCTCCCACGGGACGTGTTAGCGTAGTTCGCACGTTTCTGGCCTGTCAACTTCGAACTTCGCAACAAATGCGGCAGAATATCACGGGAATCGCCATGAAGCTCGATGCGGTCGACCGCAGAATCATCGAGAGTCTACAGACCGACGGACGCCGGCCGTTCACCGCACTGGCGCGTGAGACGGGGATCTCCGAAGCGGCCGTTCGCGCGCGCGTGCGGCGCCTCAAGGAGCACGGCGTGATCGACGTCGTCGCCGTCACGAACCCGCTCATGGTGGGGTTCGACATCATGGCGATCGTCGGCATCCAGGCCAACAGCAACCTCGAGGAGATCGCCGACACCGTCTCGGAGTGGGACGAGACCAGTTACGTCGTCATCCTCTCCGGCAGCTTCGACCTGATGGTCGAG
The sequence above is a segment of the Gaiellales bacterium genome. Coding sequences within it:
- a CDS encoding Glu/Leu/Phe/Val dehydrogenase dimerization domain-containing protein; this translates as MRLFADHEQIVVCQDRASGLRAIIAVHDTTLGPGLGGIRMWTYPSDEAALTDVQRLSEGMTYKNALAGLDLGGGKTVVLGDPRTDKTPEKFQALGRFIDRLGGAYLAAEDVGTTTADAEQVAKQTRFITGLPSGSGDPSPMTAWGVFRGIRAALAEAGLGDEYRGIRVAVQGAGHVGADVARHLLDAGAEVTVADIHEDRVAPLAELGATVAPADEIHQVDCEVYSPCALGAVIRPETIGRLRCRVVAGAANNQLADASMGDELKRRGIVYAPDFAINAGGVINIGDELAGDGYDAERARRSVERIEGTLAGVFERARRDGVAPGRAAEQMARERIAAARRAAAV
- a CDS encoding ABC transporter permease; protein product: MTTEAEFPAAALEPTADRTTVRPPSRFWAKVRYHVLTVYAALAFLYLLIPISIVVAFSFNAPPGRFNFTWHKFSTAAWQHPFATPGIQDAVILSLKIAFLSTLIATVLGTLVALALARYGFRGRSITNFVIFLPMATPEIVMGSSLLTLFITISFNRGFTTILIAHVMFNISYVVVTVKARIYGFDRRMEEAAMDLYANELTTFRKITLPLIMPGVLAAALLAFALSIDDFVITQFNAGPDITFPLFIYGAARTGVPVQVNVIGSMIFFAAVILMLLNLLIQNRRAKRDSVASRGAVRAAQVAEAS
- a CDS encoding ABC transporter permease, encoding MARIARLFRAAPAYPLLLPGMLWLAVFFFVPMYYLLDMSTRTGNLLDGFAQVYRFANYGDAISANKEQLTRSLIYAASATLLAFVIAYPLAYAIAFRGGRYKNLLLMLVIAPFFTNYLIRTLAWETILADHGIVTTTFKSLHILSVTDALGFTSGQRLLATPLAVVAGITYNYLPFMTLPLYVSLEKIDTRLLEAALDLYANRARAFLRITLPLSLPGIFAGTLLTFIPAIGDYINAYLLGSTQTTMIGNVIQSKFLTFNDYPSAAALSFALMAGIMVFVIVYARILGTEELA
- a CDS encoding spermidine/putrescine ABC transporter substrate-binding protein produces the protein MSSDPKRSSSFDLNASLARGALTRRDLLRRAGAAGGALSAASLLAACGGGSVGGAKSTAASTGGTVKYPKTIAPSWNWSNWTLYIDVENHRHPSIDLFDKKYNTNTHYIEDINDNEDFFGKFQATLQAGQDIGRDLVTLTDWMAGKWVQFGYVEPLEWDLIPNVKQNLLPSYHGRSIDPNDQYLVPWQSGLTGIGYNSELTGRDLTSVDDLWDPKFKGKVSLLTEMRDTFGLVMLNQGIDPANCTVADAQKAHDVIKPYVDNNQIRAFYGNDYSNHLANGDLVAAMVWSGDMVQLLPDNPHLKFVVPDEGCMLWTDNLMIPKHAKNPYNAHLWMDFCYQPNIAAMIEDWVNYICPVNGAAEVLKSGDPSIGLQGDPNVAKNPLIFPPKSTLDKAHVFKLLAADEEQKFNELFADLTGTA
- a CDS encoding ABC transporter ATP-binding protein, translating into MEQPDVRLEQVTKQFGEVTAVDDLSLSFERGGFVALLGPSGCGKTTTLRMIGGFEEPTAGTVYLGEHDVTGLPPYKREVNTVFQNYALFPHMNIHDNVAFGIRQRGGGSKHQVTQQVGEMLDLVQLGGFEKRKPTQLSGGQAQRVALARALINKPRVLLLDEPLGALDLKLRKQMQIELKRIQTEVNITFIHVTHDQEEAMTMADQIAVMNQGKVEQIGPPGELYEQPSTAFVAGFLGVSNLMWATVAEPGVLTLQDGTTVRVPVEQLDGAPRELRIGVRPEKMRIVGADDGASDGNALSGTVRDVSYIGVSTQYIVETSTGQDLTVFAQNIGRGERHATRGDQVRVLWDPEHTFVITDTREVPTLEEQV
- a CDS encoding Lrp/AsnC family transcriptional regulator yields the protein MKLDAVDRRIIESLQTDGRRPFTALARETGISEAAVRARVRRLKEHGVIDVVAVTNPLMVGFDIMAIVGIQANSNLEEIADTVSEWDETSYVVILSGSFDLMVEIVCSDNQHLLKLVQRIRDVPGVKATETFMYLDLHKQTFAWGTR